The proteins below are encoded in one region of Nyctibius grandis isolate bNycGra1 chromosome 7, bNycGra1.pri, whole genome shotgun sequence:
- the LRRC3B gene encoding leucine-rich repeat-containing protein 3B, with translation MHLVDLWLTRSLSMCLLLQSFVLMILCFHSASMCPKGCLCSHSGGLNVSCSNANLKEIPRDLPPETVLLYLDSNQITSIPNEIFKDLHQLRVLNLSKNGIEFIDEHAFKGVAETLQTLDLSDNRIQSVHKNAFNNLKARARIANNPWHCDCTLQQVLRSMASNHETANNVICKTSVLDEHAGRPFLNAANDADLCNLPKKTTDYAMLVTMFGWFTMVISYVVYYVRQNQEDARRHLEYLKSLPSRQKKPDEADDISTVV, from the coding sequence ATGCATTTGGTAGACCTGTGGTTGACTCGTTCCCTCTCCATGTGTCTACTCTTACAAAGTTTTGTCCTCATGATACTGTGCTTTCATTCTGCCAGTATGTGCCCAAAAGGCTGCCTCTGTTCTCACTCTGGAGGTCTGAACGTCAGCTGTAGCAATGCGAACCTCAAGGAAATACCTAGAGATCTTCCTCCAGAAACAGTCTTACTTTATTTGGACTCCAATCAGATAACATCTATCCCCAACGAAATTTTTAAGGACTTACACCAACTGAGAGTCCTCAATTTATCAAAAAATGGGATTGAGTTTATAGATGAACATGCCTTTAAAGGGGTGGCAGAAACCTTGCAGACTCTGGATTTGTCTGACAACCGGATTCAAAGTGTGCACAAAAACGCTTTCAACAACTTAAAGGCCAGAGCCAGAATTGCAAACAATCCCTGGCACTGTGACTGCACGCTGCAGCAGGTGTTAAGGAGCATGGCTTCCAACCACGAGACGGCCAACAACGTCATCTGCAAGACTTCTGTGCTGGATGAACACGCTGGGAGACCGTTTCTCAACGCTGCCAATGATGCTGACCTCTGCAACCTTCCTAAAAAGACAACCGATTATGCCATGCTGGTCACCATGTTTGGCTGGTTCACCATGGTGATCTCCTATGTGGTTTATTACGTCCGGCAAAATCAGGAGGATGCAAGGAGGCACCTTGAGTACTTGAAATCCCTGCCAAGCAGGCAAAAGAAACCAGACGAAGCTGATGACATTAGCACTGTGGTATAG